A stretch of Desulfurivibrio alkaliphilus AHT 2 DNA encodes these proteins:
- a CDS encoding YkgJ family cysteine cluster protein: MSKQESAPEQSTLFSRNPSNIMPHKLDLDSKLKFRCHPGVSCFTACCGNINIVLTPYDILRLRRALNLPASEFLLRFTTPVYLEKTDLPGVRINLDEEGRCPFVTEQGCTIYEHRPTTCRYYPVGMSYFRESPEKKDESAPAEEFYFLVKEEHCKGHEEEQVQTIREWRADQGIDESDVMNKEWMELVMRRKSFGHQATLSEQAKRIFFLASTDLDKFRELVFSDSFLSSYELDEETQKKLREDDVELMLFSFRFLAATIFGIRESSLKVREERLKQKMEQIKKDRAGAEKRAEETYRELLKDHEELKKQLESKKK, encoded by the coding sequence ATGAGCAAACAGGAATCAGCCCCTGAGCAATCGACTCTTTTCAGCCGCAACCCCAGCAATATCATGCCCCATAAACTGGACCTGGACAGCAAACTGAAGTTCCGTTGTCACCCCGGGGTCTCATGCTTTACCGCCTGCTGCGGCAACATCAATATCGTGCTGACCCCTTATGATATTCTCCGCCTTCGCCGGGCCTTGAACCTGCCGGCCTCCGAGTTTTTGCTGCGCTTCACCACCCCGGTTTACCTGGAAAAAACCGACCTGCCCGGGGTGCGCATCAACCTCGACGAAGAGGGACGCTGCCCCTTTGTCACCGAACAGGGCTGTACCATTTATGAACACCGCCCCACCACCTGCCGTTACTATCCGGTAGGGATGTCTTACTTCCGGGAGTCACCGGAGAAGAAAGACGAGAGTGCGCCGGCCGAGGAATTTTATTTTCTGGTCAAGGAGGAGCACTGCAAGGGCCACGAAGAGGAGCAGGTGCAGACGATCAGGGAATGGCGGGCCGACCAGGGCATTGATGAATCGGACGTCATGAACAAAGAGTGGATGGAACTGGTCATGCGCCGCAAGTCCTTCGGCCACCAGGCCACCCTGAGTGAGCAGGCCAAGCGGATCTTTTTTCTGGCCAGCACCGACCTGGATAAGTTCAGGGAGCTGGTTTTCAGCGACTCTTTCCTCTCCTCCTACGAACTGGACGAGGAGACCCAGAAAAAGCTGCGGGAAGACGACGTCGAGCTGATGCTCTTTTCCTTTCGCTTCCTGGCCGCCACCATCTTCGGGATCCGCGAGTCCAGCCTCAAGGTGCGCGAAGAGCGGCTCAAACAGAAGATGGAACAGATAAAAAAGGATCGGGCCGGAGCGGAAAAGCGGGCCGAAGAAACTTACCGGGAACTGCTCAAGGACCACGAAGAGCTGAAGAAGCAACTGGAGAGCAAAAAAAAGTAA
- a CDS encoding two-component system sensor histidine kinase NtrB translates to MVEVKPSRTDGSELAALKPFRLVKFFSFTSLAVFLVFALVLSLLISDYAKRTLLERSEAYALVVTENLSHQVFQQFVVPTVLHYGKIALRTPEQHQLLDAVVRNTTYGMRIQAVTIYDSRENIISYSTDGEKIGQRDAGGREYRQALSGESSSRLVTEGGPWGVLPWLTPATSQLHTFIPFIQYTPMEDKPDIIMGVIEVVQDLSEDMEAIARFQGAVILISMLMMTALFLVLRVIVGRAERIMEARAEERRRLEQQLHDSEKLATLGRMVASVSHEIKNPLGIIRSTAAILGKRVKQEAPGNEHLAEIIVSETGRLDGIVREFLDFARPQTLHSSPEFINQVIRQAFTFLAPELQRRGIETVLELDEGLPPLAIDREQIYRALLNIMLNAIQAMPGGGTLTLRSRRRRGDQLVEIADTGPGIKEEERERIFSPFHTGRHRGTGLGLAIVKNIIDAHRGKIEVADEPGGGACFQLIFSKTGRR, encoded by the coding sequence GTGGTTGAAGTTAAGCCAAGTCGGACCGATGGCAGCGAACTGGCGGCGTTGAAGCCGTTTCGGCTGGTTAAATTTTTTTCCTTTACCAGCCTGGCGGTCTTTCTGGTCTTTGCCCTGGTGCTTTCCCTGCTGATTTCCGATTACGCCAAAAGAACCCTGCTGGAGCGCAGCGAGGCCTATGCCCTGGTGGTCACCGAAAACTTGAGCCACCAGGTGTTCCAGCAGTTTGTGGTGCCCACCGTGCTGCACTACGGTAAAATTGCCCTGCGCACCCCGGAGCAGCACCAGTTGCTGGATGCGGTGGTGCGCAACACCACCTACGGGATGCGGATTCAAGCCGTAACCATTTACGACTCCCGGGAAAATATTATTTCCTACAGTACCGACGGTGAGAAGATCGGGCAGCGGGATGCCGGCGGCCGAGAGTATCGGCAGGCCCTGAGCGGAGAGAGTTCCTCCCGGCTGGTCACCGAGGGCGGCCCCTGGGGGGTGCTGCCCTGGTTGACCCCTGCCACCTCGCAGTTGCACACCTTTATTCCTTTTATCCAGTACACCCCCATGGAAGACAAGCCCGACATCATCATGGGGGTGATCGAAGTGGTGCAGGATCTGTCGGAAGACATGGAGGCCATCGCCCGTTTTCAGGGTGCGGTGATTCTGATTTCCATGTTGATGATGACCGCCCTTTTCCTGGTTCTGCGGGTTATTGTGGGCCGGGCCGAGAGAATCATGGAGGCTCGGGCCGAAGAGCGCCGCCGTTTGGAGCAGCAACTGCACGACAGTGAAAAACTGGCCACCCTGGGGCGCATGGTGGCCTCGGTTTCCCATGAAATCAAAAATCCGCTGGGGATTATTCGTAGTACGGCGGCGATTTTAGGCAAGAGGGTAAAGCAAGAGGCCCCGGGCAATGAGCATCTGGCCGAGATCATTGTCAGCGAAACCGGGCGGTTGGACGGGATTGTGCGGGAGTTTCTCGATTTCGCCCGCCCCCAGACCCTGCACAGTTCACCGGAGTTCATCAATCAGGTGATCCGGCAGGCCTTCACGTTTCTCGCGCCTGAACTGCAGCGCCGGGGAATTGAGACGGTGCTGGAGCTTGATGAGGGGCTGCCGCCGTTGGCCATCGACCGGGAGCAGATCTACCGGGCCCTGCTCAATATCATGCTCAACGCCATCCAGGCCATGCCCGGAGGCGGCACCTTGACCCTGCGCAGCCGGCGTCGCCGGGGGGATCAACTGGTGGAAATCGCCGACACCGGGCCGGGAATCAAGGAGGAGGAGCGGGAGCGGATTTTCAGCCCCTTTCATACCGGCAGGCATCGGGGCACCGGGTTGGGGTTGGCCATCGTCAAAAACATCATCGATGCCCACCGGGGAAAAATCGAGGTGGCCGACGAGCCGGGAGGGGGGGCCTGCTTTCAACTTATTTTCAGCAAAACCGGGCGGCGTTAG
- a CDS encoding radical SAM protein encodes MGSGHRRRPGARSRRRQESSPPDLLQGERGTWRRKWGHRLTVALIFPNTYPVATSNLGLQLVYDLLNEHPGVLAERFVLPPAGEPPRSLESGRPLTDFSLLCYSLSFEGDSLNLLRLLATGGVELAAERRGEGDPLVIGGGVATWMSPEPLAPATDLFLIGEAEVLLPPVLQRLVRHHREQGSATGFAGSLRRNGLLRELAVSCPGCYVPRFYTPHYRADGCLAQMVPEPGLPPRIKPVLQMAPEVAGYSRLLSPRAEFSDLFLVELGRGCSRSCRFCAAGFVYRPPRQWSPAAIEAALARRPPEITRVGLLGMEMAEPATLAAISQAIQAAGCRLSFSSLRADALTPELLRLLKQSGVKTAVLAPDGASERLRRVINKNLAEEDILQAAEALAAIDVRTIKLYCMIGLPSEEDADLLELVAMVSRLRRRLLAQGRRRGWLTEIQLSVSSLVPKPWTPFQYAPFAGVPKLRRRLQLLKRELRSQANVKLSAESPEHAYWQAIVARGDRRLGQALLALAAAGVDNRPSRALAAQGIDPDWYAGRARTADERFPWEIIAPGIKPEYLFKEYQRGLKGAVTEACRVESCRRCGVCGG; translated from the coding sequence ATGGGTTCCGGCCACCGTCGCCGGCCCGGTGCCCGCTCGCGTCGCCGGCAGGAGTCGTCGCCCCCCGACCTCCTGCAGGGTGAACGTGGAACTTGGCGCCGCAAATGGGGCCACCGGTTGACGGTGGCCCTGATCTTTCCCAACACCTACCCGGTGGCCACCTCCAATCTCGGCCTGCAACTGGTTTACGATCTGCTCAATGAACACCCCGGGGTTCTGGCCGAGCGTTTTGTCCTGCCCCCCGCCGGGGAGCCGCCCCGTTCGCTGGAATCGGGTCGCCCTTTAACGGATTTTTCTCTGCTCTGCTATTCCCTCTCCTTTGAAGGTGACAGCCTGAATTTGCTGCGGCTGCTGGCCACGGGAGGGGTTGAGCTGGCCGCCGAGCGCCGGGGAGAGGGTGATCCCCTGGTGATTGGCGGCGGGGTGGCGACCTGGATGAGCCCCGAACCACTGGCCCCGGCCACCGACCTTTTCTTGATTGGCGAGGCGGAAGTTTTGCTGCCGCCGGTGCTGCAACGGCTGGTGCGCCACCACCGGGAGCAGGGCTCTGCCACCGGCTTCGCCGGCAGTTTGCGGCGCAACGGGTTGCTCCGGGAGCTGGCCGTTTCCTGCCCCGGTTGCTACGTGCCGCGCTTTTACACTCCCCATTACCGGGCCGACGGCTGTTTGGCGCAAATGGTTCCGGAGCCGGGGCTGCCGCCGCGGATCAAGCCGGTCCTGCAGATGGCGCCGGAGGTCGCCGGCTATTCGCGACTGCTCAGCCCCCGGGCCGAATTCAGCGATCTTTTTTTAGTGGAACTGGGGCGGGGCTGCAGTCGCAGTTGCCGTTTCTGTGCCGCCGGTTTTGTTTACCGGCCGCCACGGCAATGGTCGCCGGCGGCCATTGAAGCCGCCCTGGCCCGGCGGCCGCCGGAGATAACCCGGGTCGGGCTGCTGGGCATGGAGATGGCAGAGCCTGCCACCCTGGCAGCCATCAGCCAGGCCATTCAAGCCGCCGGTTGCCGGCTTTCCTTTTCCTCGCTGCGGGCCGATGCCCTAACCCCGGAGCTGTTGCGTTTGCTCAAGCAAAGCGGGGTGAAAACGGCGGTACTGGCGCCCGATGGCGCCTCGGAGCGTTTACGACGGGTGATCAACAAGAACCTGGCCGAAGAAGATATCCTGCAGGCCGCCGAGGCCCTGGCCGCCATTGATGTGCGGACCATCAAGCTCTATTGCATGATCGGCCTGCCCAGTGAAGAGGATGCCGACCTGCTGGAGCTGGTGGCCATGGTCAGCCGGTTGCGTCGGCGCCTGTTGGCCCAGGGGAGGCGCCGGGGCTGGCTCACCGAAATCCAGCTCAGTGTCAGCTCCCTGGTGCCCAAGCCCTGGACCCCGTTCCAGTATGCCCCTTTTGCCGGGGTGCCCAAGTTGCGCCGAAGGCTGCAGCTTCTAAAGCGGGAGTTGCGAAGCCAGGCCAATGTCAAGCTCAGCGCCGAATCACCGGAACATGCCTACTGGCAAGCCATTGTCGCCCGGGGTGACCGGCGTTTGGGGCAGGCGCTGCTGGCCCTGGCGGCAGCCGGGGTCGATAATCGGCCCAGTCGTGCCCTGGCAGCGCAGGGGATTGATCCCGACTGGTATGCCGGGCGAGCCCGCACCGCCGACGAGCGGTTTCCCTGGGAAATTATTGCGCCGGGGATCAAGCCGGAGTACCTTTTCAAGGAGTATCAGCGCGGACTTAAGGGGGCGGTCACCGAGGCCTGCCGAGTGGAAAGCTGTCGACGTTGCGGGGTGTGTGGTGGTTGA
- the ftsZ gene encoding cell division protein FtsZ, with protein sequence MSFKLAETESRAKIKVVGIGGGGGNAVNTMVESGLVGVEFIVGNTDMQALEQSKADIRLQLGPNLAKGLGAGARPDVGQEAAEESIDDIRKLLEDTDMVFVTAGLGGGTGTGGAPVVAKVAKELGALTVGVVTKPFAFEGKKRMKNADAGWKELKAHVDTIITIPNDRLISMAQKGTRFIDGMKMADDVLVQAVKGITDLINLPGYINPDFADVRTVMNEMGPALMGAGHGVGENRASEAVNMAIASPLLQDISIDGAKGVLVNISARQDTLTMAEVTQATTKIYDEVHEDANIILGVIFDDNLGDELRVTVIATGIRAVEDFEDVSDNIRPLPGACKREARVQSLPMTGGPGGGGREAVAKGGRKAFPSLMADEDFDRPTFLRKNES encoded by the coding sequence ATGTCTTTTAAACTGGCGGAGACGGAATCCCGGGCCAAGATCAAGGTGGTCGGGATCGGCGGCGGCGGCGGCAACGCGGTCAACACCATGGTCGAAAGCGGTCTGGTGGGCGTGGAGTTCATTGTCGGCAATACCGACATGCAGGCTCTGGAACAGTCCAAGGCCGATATCCGGTTGCAGCTTGGCCCCAATCTGGCAAAAGGCCTGGGGGCCGGCGCCAGGCCCGATGTGGGCCAGGAGGCGGCGGAAGAGTCCATCGACGATATTCGTAAGCTGCTGGAAGATACCGACATGGTATTTGTCACCGCCGGCCTGGGTGGTGGCACCGGCACCGGCGGCGCCCCGGTGGTGGCCAAGGTGGCCAAGGAGCTGGGAGCGCTGACCGTCGGGGTGGTTACCAAACCCTTCGCCTTCGAAGGTAAAAAGCGGATGAAAAACGCCGATGCCGGCTGGAAGGAGCTCAAGGCACATGTGGATACCATTATCACCATCCCCAACGACCGCCTGATCTCCATGGCCCAGAAGGGCACCCGTTTCATCGACGGCATGAAGATGGCCGATGATGTGCTGGTGCAGGCGGTTAAGGGGATCACCGACCTGATCAATCTGCCCGGTTACATCAACCCGGACTTCGCCGATGTCCGTACGGTGATGAACGAAATGGGACCGGCCCTGATGGGCGCCGGGCACGGCGTCGGGGAAAACCGGGCCAGTGAGGCGGTGAACATGGCCATTGCCAGCCCGCTGCTGCAGGATATCAGTATTGATGGCGCCAAAGGGGTGCTGGTCAACATCTCCGCCCGCCAGGACACTCTGACCATGGCCGAAGTTACCCAGGCCACCACCAAGATCTATGATGAGGTGCACGAGGATGCTAATATTATCCTCGGGGTGATTTTCGACGACAACCTGGGTGATGAATTGCGGGTAACGGTGATCGCCACCGGTATCCGGGCGGTGGAGGATTTTGAGGATGTGTCCGACAATATCCGGCCGCTGCCGGGGGCCTGCAAGCGTGAGGCCAGGGTCCAGAGCCTGCCCATGACCGGCGGCCCTGGCGGCGGTGGTCGGGAGGCGGTGGCCAAGGGGGGGCGCAAGGCCTTCCCTTCGCTGATGGCCGATGAAGACTTTGATCGGCCTACCTTCCTGCGCAAGAACGAGAGCTAG
- the ftsA gene encoding cell division protein FtsA: protein MSREERGELLVGLDIGTTKICAVVAEAIGRQIKIIGMGRAPSVGLRRGVVVNIESTVDSIRKAVEEAEQMADCEIGSVYVGIAGSHIKGFNSHGLIPIRSGEIRQDDIDRVVDAARAVPVPPDQEIIHVLPQEFIVDGQPDIQDPIGMTGVRLEADVHIVTGLVTAVHNIVKCCNRAGLNVADVVLEPLASAEAVLTREEMELGVGLLDIGGGTSDLAVFAGGTIKHTFVLGLGGHNLTNDLSVGLRTPLKEAERLKEEYGCALASLIDKDQIIEVPSVGGRKSRRLSRRVMGEILEPRVEEMLTLVNQELVDSRYKELVNAGLVLTGGTALLEHIEELAEQIFDLPVRTGYPANVEGLEEIIDSPQWATAVGLLVYGSRHDPATGFGARSGRMFSRLGSRMRDWFNKWI from the coding sequence ATGAGTCGTGAGGAACGGGGAGAGCTGCTGGTCGGCCTTGATATCGGTACCACCAAAATTTGCGCGGTGGTGGCAGAGGCGATCGGCCGGCAGATCAAGATAATCGGCATGGGCCGGGCGCCCTCGGTGGGCTTGCGCCGCGGGGTGGTGGTCAATATTGAGTCCACGGTGGACTCCATCCGCAAGGCGGTGGAAGAGGCCGAGCAGATGGCCGATTGTGAAATCGGTTCGGTTTACGTCGGCATTGCCGGCAGCCATATCAAGGGCTTTAATTCCCATGGCTTGATCCCCATCCGTTCCGGGGAAATTCGCCAGGATGACATCGATCGGGTGGTGGATGCGGCCCGGGCGGTGCCGGTGCCGCCGGACCAGGAGATCATCCATGTGCTGCCCCAGGAGTTCATTGTCGACGGCCAGCCCGACATTCAGGATCCCATCGGCATGACCGGGGTGCGGCTGGAGGCCGACGTGCACATCGTCACCGGCCTGGTCACCGCGGTACACAACATCGTCAAGTGCTGCAACCGGGCCGGGCTCAACGTGGCCGACGTGGTGCTGGAGCCGCTGGCTTCGGCGGAGGCGGTGCTGACCCGGGAAGAGATGGAGCTGGGGGTGGGGCTGCTGGATATCGGCGGCGGCACCTCGGATCTGGCGGTTTTTGCCGGTGGTACCATCAAGCACACCTTTGTCCTGGGGCTGGGCGGCCATAACCTGACCAACGACCTGTCGGTGGGCTTGCGGACACCGCTCAAAGAGGCGGAACGGCTCAAGGAGGAATATGGCTGCGCCCTGGCTTCACTGATCGACAAGGATCAGATCATCGAGGTGCCCAGTGTGGGCGGCCGCAAATCCCGGCGGCTGTCGCGCCGGGTGATGGGCGAGATCCTGGAGCCGCGGGTGGAGGAGATGCTGACCCTGGTCAACCAGGAACTGGTCGACTCCCGTTACAAGGAATTGGTTAATGCCGGCCTGGTCCTGACCGGCGGCACGGCGCTGCTGGAACATATCGAGGAGTTGGCCGAGCAGATCTTTGACTTGCCGGTGCGGACCGGCTATCCGGCCAATGTCGAGGGGCTGGAAGAGATTATTGATTCTCCCCAGTGGGCCACGGCGGTGGGGCTTCTGGTTTACGGTTCCCGGCATGATCCGGCCACCGGCTTCGGAGCCCGTTCCGGGCGGATGTTTTCCCGCCTGGGCAGCAGGATGAGAGATTGGTTCAATAAGTGGATTTAA
- a CDS encoding cell division protein FtsQ/DivIB — translation MNSGFAGKLAVLGLGLAAMLLVAWLGGLLILQQLGQSAFFQLTAIKIDGGVRTTKKEVLALSGLDVHSNLLALSVGGLRQRLEAHDWIESAEVRRQWPSRLQITIRERRPLAILSLPDGLYYTDHQGLPFAPAVPPEELDFPVITGLGQVALWPEEQRQALRRALRLIRLAARGGVILPAQGISEINLGQDGAMTLFLVSRPFPVYLGREPEVALSYNRLVRVLDWLYKEREFARTAAIRMDYLPGRVLVEK, via the coding sequence GTGAACTCGGGCTTTGCCGGTAAGCTGGCGGTTCTGGGTTTGGGCCTGGCGGCCATGCTGCTGGTGGCCTGGCTGGGCGGCCTGTTGATTTTGCAGCAACTGGGCCAGTCGGCCTTCTTTCAACTCACCGCCATCAAGATCGACGGCGGGGTGCGGACCACGAAAAAAGAGGTTCTGGCCTTGAGCGGCCTGGATGTCCATAGTAACCTGCTGGCGCTGTCGGTGGGCGGCTTGCGCCAACGCCTGGAGGCCCACGACTGGATCGAGTCGGCGGAGGTAAGGCGGCAGTGGCCCAGTCGACTGCAGATCACCATCAGGGAGCGGCGGCCGTTGGCCATCTTGAGCCTGCCCGATGGGCTCTATTATACCGATCACCAGGGGCTGCCATTTGCTCCGGCCGTGCCGCCGGAAGAGCTGGATTTCCCGGTGATCACCGGCCTGGGCCAGGTTGCACTCTGGCCGGAAGAACAGCGCCAGGCCTTGCGCCGGGCGTTGCGGTTGATTCGACTGGCGGCCCGGGGCGGGGTGATTTTGCCGGCCCAGGGGATCTCCGAGATTAACCTGGGCCAGGATGGGGCCATGACCCTGTTTCTGGTTAGTCGGCCCTTTCCCGTCTACCTGGGCCGGGAGCCGGAAGTGGCGCTGAGTTATAACCGCCTGGTGCGGGTGCTGGACTGGTTATACAAAGAAAGGGAGTTTGCCCGGACCGCCGCCATTCGCATGGATTATCTGCCGGGCAGGGTGCTGGTGGAAAAGTAA
- the murB gene encoding UDP-N-acetylmuramate dehydrogenase codes for MAPAGCELARKLAGGCLEGADHCPLFSENWPGALSRREPLAPLTTFRVGGPAAIMARPAGLPELAALLAILQRRGCPWRVLGRGSNLLVADRGYAGVVIALGRRLGKVELLPAGPREPLSLLRVEAGCSLASLLNWTAAQGLGGLEFLVGIPGSVGGAAMMNAGAFGQCLSERVVALELVSAAGLSRVEPGERLCFSYRRLQGVAPEEVVGAVILALASREPEDIKKTARHYLARRRAGQPRGVASAGSFFKNPPGDYAGRLIEAAGLKGLRVGQAQVSPRHANFLVNLGGARAAEVLALAEQVQAAVRRQSGVELEPEVHFLGFS; via the coding sequence GTGGCGCCGGCGGGGTGCGAGCTGGCCCGCAAGCTGGCCGGAGGCTGCCTGGAGGGGGCCGACCACTGCCCCCTGTTCTCTGAAAACTGGCCCGGTGCGTTGAGCCGGCGGGAGCCCCTGGCGCCCCTGACCACCTTCCGGGTGGGCGGGCCGGCGGCGATCATGGCCCGTCCGGCCGGCTTGCCGGAACTGGCGGCCCTGCTGGCTATTCTGCAGCGCCGGGGTTGCCCCTGGCGGGTGCTGGGGCGGGGCAGCAACCTGCTGGTGGCCGACCGTGGCTATGCCGGGGTGGTGATTGCGCTGGGGCGGCGCCTGGGTAAAGTCGAGCTGCTCCCCGCCGGGCCCCGTGAGCCTTTATCTCTGCTGCGGGTCGAGGCCGGCTGCAGCCTGGCCTCCCTGCTGAACTGGACGGCGGCGCAAGGCTTGGGCGGCCTGGAATTCCTGGTGGGGATTCCCGGCAGCGTCGGCGGCGCGGCCATGATGAACGCCGGGGCCTTTGGGCAGTGTCTGAGTGAAAGGGTGGTGGCCCTGGAGCTGGTTTCCGCTGCCGGCCTTAGCAGGGTGGAGCCCGGCGAGCGTTTATGCTTCAGCTACCGTCGCCTGCAGGGGGTTGCGCCGGAGGAGGTGGTCGGCGCGGTCATCCTGGCCCTGGCGTCGAGGGAGCCTGAAGATATAAAAAAAACGGCCCGGCATTATCTGGCCCGGCGCCGGGCCGGGCAACCCCGAGGGGTGGCCAGTGCCGGGTCGTTTTTCAAAAATCCACCCGGTGACTACGCCGGGCGCCTGATCGAAGCGGCAGGCTTGAAAGGGTTGCGGGTGGGCCAGGCCCAAGTTTCACCGCGGCACGCCAACTTTCTGGTCAACCTGGGCGGGGCACGGGCTGCCGAGGTGCTGGCGCTGGCGGAACAGGTACAAGCCGCAGTGCGTCGGCAAAGCGGGGTTGAACTGGAGCCGGAGGTCCATTTTTTGGGGTTTTCATGA